From Erwinia sp. HDF1-3R, one genomic window encodes:
- a CDS encoding sugar porter family MFS transporter: MPDNKKHSRTSNKVMTLFVCFLAALAGLLFGLDIGVIAGALPFIAKDFNVTAHQQEWIVSSMMFGAAVGAVGSGWMSSRLGRKKSLMIGAVLFVIGSLWSAMSPNPEMLIVARVLLGLAVGVASYTAPLYLSEIAPEKIRGSMISLYQLMITIGILGAYLSDTAFSFTGEWRWMLGVITIPAALLLVGVCFLPNSPRWLAARGNFRDAQRVLDRLRDTSEQAKRELDEIRESLKIKQSGWSLFKDNGNFRRAVYLGVLLQVMQQFTGMNVIMYYAPKIFEIAGFTNTTQQMWGTVIVGLVNVLATFIAIGLVDRWGRKPTLKLGFTVMAAGMGVLGTMLHLGIHSSGAQYFAIAMLMMFIVGFAMSAGPLIWVLCSEIQPLKGRDFGITVSTATNWIANMIVGATFLTMLNSLGNANTFWVYAGLNVVFIVLTIILIPETKNVSLEHIERNLLSGKKLRDIGQRD; the protein is encoded by the coding sequence ATGCCTGATAATAAAAAACACAGCAGGACCTCAAATAAGGTCATGACCTTATTTGTGTGTTTCCTGGCGGCGCTTGCCGGCCTGCTTTTTGGTCTGGATATCGGCGTTATTGCCGGTGCCTTACCCTTTATTGCGAAAGACTTTAACGTCACTGCCCACCAGCAGGAATGGATTGTCAGTTCAATGATGTTCGGTGCTGCCGTCGGTGCTGTCGGTAGCGGCTGGATGTCTTCACGCCTCGGTCGTAAGAAAAGCCTGATGATTGGCGCAGTGCTTTTCGTTATCGGCTCGCTCTGGTCGGCAATGTCCCCTAACCCGGAGATGCTGATTGTGGCTCGCGTTCTGCTGGGCCTTGCCGTCGGTGTAGCCTCTTATACCGCGCCGCTTTATCTCTCTGAAATTGCGCCAGAGAAGATTCGCGGCAGTATGATCTCTCTCTACCAGCTGATGATTACCATCGGTATTCTGGGTGCCTACCTTTCCGATACCGCCTTTAGCTTCACCGGCGAATGGCGCTGGATGCTGGGTGTGATAACCATCCCCGCTGCGCTGTTACTGGTTGGCGTTTGCTTCCTGCCGAACAGCCCACGCTGGCTGGCGGCGCGTGGCAACTTCCGTGATGCTCAGCGCGTACTTGATCGCCTGCGTGATACCAGCGAGCAGGCTAAGCGTGAGCTGGACGAAATTCGCGAAAGCCTGAAAATCAAACAGTCCGGCTGGAGCCTGTTCAAAGATAACGGTAATTTCCGCCGTGCGGTCTATCTCGGTGTTCTGCTGCAGGTTATGCAGCAGTTCACCGGTATGAACGTTATCATGTACTACGCACCGAAAATTTTTGAAATTGCAGGCTTTACCAATACCACTCAGCAGATGTGGGGCACGGTAATTGTCGGCCTGGTTAACGTGCTGGCAACCTTTATTGCCATCGGTCTGGTTGACCGCTGGGGCCGTAAGCCAACGCTGAAGCTGGGCTTCACGGTGATGGCAGCGGGCATGGGTGTTCTGGGTACGATGCTGCATCTTGGCATTCATTCCTCAGGCGCACAGTACTTTGCCATTGCCATGCTGATGATGTTTATCGTTGGTTTTGCCATGAGCGCGGGTCCGCTGATTTGGGTACTCTGTTCAGAAATCCAGCCGCTGAAAGGCCGCGATTTCGGTATCACCGTGTCTACCGCCACCAACTGGATTGCTAACATGATCGTGGGTGCAACCTTCCTGACTATGCTGAACTCCCTGGGTAACGCGAATACCTTCTGGGTTTACGCCGGTCTGAATGTGGTATTCATCGTCCTGACAATTATCCTTATCCCGGAAACGAAAAACGTTTCGCTTGAGCACATTGAACGTAACCTGTTGAGCGGCAAAAAGCTGCGCGACATCGGTCAGCGTGACTAA
- a CDS encoding SprT family zinc-dependent metalloprotease yields the protein MKTLRLPVALQQAVMRSLREKLLQANQHLERSYPEPKVVYQQRGTAAGTAWLQSWEIRLNPVLLMENQQAFVDEVVPHELAHLLVWKYFGRVAPHGKEWKWMMETVLGIPARRTHQFEVETVRSRSFPYRCGCQQHQLTVRRHNRVLRGQSEYRCVRCGDRLLPGDFQQSENSSK from the coding sequence ATGAAAACCCTCAGACTTCCCGTTGCCCTTCAGCAGGCGGTAATGCGATCGCTGCGCGAAAAATTACTGCAGGCCAACCAGCACCTTGAACGCAGCTATCCGGAACCGAAAGTGGTTTATCAACAGCGCGGCACAGCTGCCGGGACGGCCTGGCTACAAAGCTGGGAAATCCGGCTCAATCCCGTGCTGCTGATGGAAAACCAGCAGGCGTTCGTCGACGAGGTGGTACCCCATGAGCTTGCCCATCTGCTGGTCTGGAAGTATTTCGGCCGCGTGGCACCGCACGGGAAGGAGTGGAAGTGGATGATGGAAACCGTGCTGGGTATTCCCGCCCGACGTACGCATCAGTTTGAGGTGGAAACCGTACGCAGCCGCTCTTTTCCCTATCGCTGCGGCTGCCAGCAGCACCAGCTTACCGTCCGACGTCATAATCGCGTGCTGCGGGGCCAGAGTGAGTACCGCTGCGTGCGCTGCGGCGATCGCCTGCTTCCCGGCGATTTCCAGCAATCTGAAAATTCCAGTAAATGA
- the endA gene encoding deoxyribonuclease I, whose amino-acid sequence MLRKIISVLSCCLLLPVFFAHGRGPENYHQNSFSQAKTWAARINADAPGSFYCGCKIQWQGKKGVPDLASCGYQVRKNANRAHRIEWEHVVPAWTFGHQRQCWQQGGRKQCAKDAGYRQIETDLHNLQPAIGEVNGDRGNFMYSQWNGSERQYGQCEMKIDFKNKQAEPPARARGAIARTWFYMRDRYKLAMSSQQTQLMTVWDKQYPVTAWECERDNRIARVQGNHNPYVQQACQR is encoded by the coding sequence ATGCTTCGCAAAATTATCAGTGTTCTTTCCTGCTGTTTACTCCTTCCGGTTTTCTTCGCTCACGGGCGTGGGCCGGAGAACTATCACCAGAATAGCTTTAGCCAGGCCAAAACCTGGGCCGCCAGGATTAATGCCGATGCGCCCGGCAGCTTCTACTGTGGCTGTAAAATTCAGTGGCAGGGTAAAAAAGGCGTACCCGATCTGGCATCCTGCGGCTATCAGGTGCGTAAAAATGCAAATCGCGCCCATCGTATAGAGTGGGAGCATGTGGTGCCCGCCTGGACCTTCGGCCATCAGCGGCAGTGCTGGCAGCAGGGCGGCAGAAAACAGTGCGCAAAAGATGCGGGCTACCGACAGATAGAGACGGACCTGCATAATCTGCAGCCAGCGATTGGTGAAGTGAACGGCGATCGCGGTAATTTTATGTACAGTCAGTGGAACGGCAGCGAGCGCCAGTATGGCCAGTGTGAAATGAAAATCGACTTCAAAAACAAGCAGGCCGAGCCGCCAGCCCGCGCACGGGGCGCAATCGCCCGCACCTGGTTTTATATGCGCGATCGCTATAAATTAGCCATGTCCTCGCAGCAGACCCAGCTGATGACGGTGTGGGACAAGCAGTATCCGGTTACGGCCTGGGAGTGTGAGCGCGACAACCGCATCGCCCGCGTGCAGGGAAACCACAATCCTTATGTACAGCAGGCTTGCCAGCGGTAA
- the rsmE gene encoding 16S rRNA (uracil(1498)-N(3))-methyltransferase has protein sequence MRIPRIFHPEAITPGSEVALSDEAANHVGRVLRMTVGQTLELFDGNNLTFQAEIVHADKKSVRVRAGESREDSRESPLYLHLGQVMSRGEKMEFTIQKAVELGVNTITPLFSERCGVKLDAERLAKKIQQWQKIVIAACEQCGRNSVPEVREAMTLAAWCAEQDDGLKLNLHPRASQSINTLPLPVERIRLLIGPEGGLSSDEISMTSGYGFTDILLGPRVLRTETTALTAITALQVRFGDLG, from the coding sequence ATGCGCATACCCCGCATCTTTCATCCCGAAGCGATAACGCCGGGCAGCGAAGTGGCTCTCAGCGACGAGGCCGCTAACCATGTTGGCCGGGTATTAAGAATGACGGTCGGCCAGACCCTTGAACTCTTTGATGGCAATAATCTGACTTTTCAGGCAGAAATCGTGCACGCCGATAAAAAAAGCGTACGGGTTCGCGCTGGCGAAAGTCGTGAAGATAGCCGTGAATCCCCGCTCTACCTGCATCTTGGGCAGGTTATGTCACGCGGCGAGAAGATGGAGTTTACCATTCAGAAAGCCGTCGAGCTGGGGGTAAATACCATTACCCCCTTGTTTTCTGAACGCTGTGGCGTAAAGCTGGATGCGGAAAGGCTGGCGAAGAAAATTCAGCAGTGGCAAAAAATTGTCATTGCGGCCTGCGAGCAGTGCGGCAGAAATAGTGTGCCAGAGGTCCGGGAAGCGATGACGCTTGCGGCCTGGTGCGCCGAGCAGGACGACGGCCTGAAGCTTAACCTTCATCCACGCGCCAGCCAGAGTATTAATACGCTGCCGCTGCCCGTTGAGCGCATCCGCCTGCTGATTGGCCCCGAAGGCGGCCTTTCCTCCGACGAAATAAGTATGACCTCAGGCTATGGATTTACCGATATTCTTTTAGGTCCGCGCGTATTACGTACGGAAACGACAGCCTTAACCGCAATTACCGCCTTACAGGTTCGCTTTGGCGATTTGGGGTAG
- the gshB gene encoding glutathione synthase, which yields MIKLGIVMDPITSINIKKDTSFAMLLEAQRRGYEIHYMEMSDLYLRGGEARAHTRLLSVEQNAESWFEFGSEEDIPLADLNVVLMRKDPPFDTEFIYATYILERAEEKGTLIVNKPQSLRDCNEKLFTAWFAELTPDTLVTRNAQQIREFWQTHGDIILKPLDGMGGASIFRIKQEDPNLSVIIETLTGHGSFYCMAQNYLPAIKEGDKRVLVVDGEPVPYCLARIPKSGETRGNLAAGGRGEARPLSDSDWEIARRVAPTLKAKGLIFVGLDIIGDKLTEINVTSPTCVREIEAAFPVSITGMLMDAIEKRLA from the coding sequence ATGATTAAGCTTGGCATTGTGATGGACCCGATTACCTCCATCAATATTAAGAAAGACACCAGCTTCGCCATGTTGCTGGAAGCACAGCGCCGTGGTTATGAGATTCATTACATGGAGATGAGCGATCTTTACCTGCGCGGCGGAGAAGCCCGTGCGCATACGCGCCTGCTGAGCGTGGAGCAGAATGCTGAAAGCTGGTTTGAGTTCGGCAGCGAAGAGGATATCCCGCTGGCCGATCTGAATGTGGTGCTGATGCGTAAGGATCCGCCATTTGATACCGAATTCATCTACGCCACTTACATCCTTGAGCGCGCAGAGGAAAAAGGCACGCTGATTGTTAATAAGCCACAGAGCCTGCGTGATTGTAATGAAAAGCTGTTTACCGCCTGGTTTGCGGAACTGACGCCGGATACGTTGGTCACACGTAATGCACAGCAGATCCGTGAATTCTGGCAGACGCATGGCGATATCATCCTTAAGCCGCTGGACGGAATGGGAGGTGCCTCGATTTTTCGTATCAAGCAGGAAGATCCCAACCTGTCGGTGATTATCGAAACGCTGACCGGGCACGGCAGCTTTTACTGTATGGCGCAAAATTACCTGCCCGCGATTAAAGAAGGCGACAAGCGCGTGCTGGTAGTGGATGGCGAACCGGTGCCTTACTGTCTTGCGCGCATTCCTAAATCCGGCGAGACGCGCGGTAACCTGGCCGCCGGTGGGCGCGGTGAAGCCCGACCGCTAAGCGACAGTGACTGGGAAATCGCCCGCCGTGTTGCGCCAACGCTCAAAGCTAAAGGGCTGATTTTTGTTGGTCTGGATATCATCGGCGATAAGCTGACCGAGATTAACGTAACCAGCCCAACCTGCGTGCGTGAGATCGAAGCAGCATTCCCTGTTTCAATTACGGGTATGCTGATGGATGCCATTGAGAAGCGCCTGGCATAA
- a CDS encoding YqgE/AlgH family protein, whose amino-acid sequence MNLQHHFLIAMPTLQDPLFKRSVVYICEHNDEGAMGLIVNKPMENLTVEGMLKKLKIVPNPRDPEAKLDKPVFAGGPLAEDRGFILHSAEHTYASSIRVSDNTIITTSRDVLETLGTPERPKNVLVALGYCAWEKDQLESELLENAWLTTPANSNILFTTPIADRWREAARSIGVDIHNMTSDAGHA is encoded by the coding sequence ATGAATTTACAGCATCATTTTTTGATTGCGATGCCGACCCTGCAGGATCCGCTGTTTAAACGCTCGGTGGTATATATCTGCGAGCATAATGACGAAGGGGCAATGGGCCTTATCGTTAACAAGCCGATGGAAAACCTGACGGTAGAGGGTATGCTTAAAAAGCTCAAGATCGTGCCAAACCCGCGCGATCCCGAGGCGAAACTCGATAAGCCGGTATTTGCGGGTGGTCCTCTGGCAGAAGATCGCGGATTTATTCTGCACTCTGCTGAGCACACCTATGCCTCCAGTATTCGCGTGTCAGATAACACTATTATTACCACCTCCCGCGATGTGCTGGAGACGTTAGGCACGCCGGAACGTCCAAAAAACGTGCTGGTCGCTCTGGGCTACTGTGCCTGGGAAAAGGATCAGCTGGAGAGTGAACTGCTGGAAAATGCCTGGCTCACCACCCCGGCAAACAGCAATATCCTGTTCACTACGCCGATCGCCGACCGCTGGCGCGAAGCGGCCAGAAGCATTGGCGTGGACATACATAATATGACCAGCGATGCAGGGCATGCCTGA
- the ruvX gene encoding Holliday junction resolvase RuvX, with product MTHMTLLAFDFGTKSIGVAIGQQLTGTARPLNALKAQDGIPDWNKIEALLKEWQPDRVVVGLPLNMDGTEQPLTVRARKFANRLHGRFGVQVDLHDERLSTVEARADLFAQGGFRALNKGSVDSLSAVIILESWFEQAWS from the coding sequence ATGACACACATGACACTGCTGGCGTTCGATTTTGGCACTAAAAGTATTGGCGTCGCCATTGGACAGCAGCTGACCGGCACCGCCCGCCCCCTTAACGCGCTGAAGGCTCAGGATGGTATTCCCGACTGGAACAAAATCGAAGCGCTGCTAAAAGAGTGGCAGCCCGATCGCGTCGTCGTCGGCCTGCCGTTGAATATGGATGGCACCGAGCAGCCACTGACCGTCCGGGCCAGGAAATTTGCTAATCGCCTGCATGGTCGCTTTGGTGTCCAGGTTGATCTGCACGACGAACGTCTTAGCACCGTCGAAGCCAGAGCGGATTTATTTGCTCAGGGCGGCTTCCGCGCATTGAATAAAGGAAGCGTTGACTCACTGTCAGCGGTCATTATCCTTGAAAGCTGGTTTGAACAGGCCTGGTCATAA
- a CDS encoding YhfL family protein, translating into MNKLIKITLLTAVIATLSGCSGSVYNKEKNCDYDYLLHPAISISKIIGGCGPTDK; encoded by the coding sequence ATGAATAAATTAATCAAGATCACTCTTCTTACTGCTGTCATCGCAACATTATCAGGCTGTAGCGGTAGTGTTTATAATAAAGAAAAAAACTGCGACTATGATTATCTGCTCCATCCAGCCATTTCAATTTCCAAAATCATTGGCGGGTGTGGTCCAACAGATAAATAA
- a CDS encoding type IV pilus twitching motility protein PilT, translating into MDIEDIVALSVKHNAGDLHLCSGLQPFWRLNGRLEKISGCATIGAAALESLASAWLDCARQAQLESVGQADIALTTAGGTRLRAHFFQQRSGLSLAVRVIASDCPALDALRLPPVVNGLLQQKEGLVLVTGATGSGKSTTLAAFVDALNKNQDRHIITLEDPIEFLHYSQISLIQQREIGLHCASFSEGLRGALREDPDVILLGELRDLETIQLALTAAETGHLVLATLHTRGAAQAVERLVDAFPGTEKNLIRSQLAGSLKAVIAQKLVEGCRGGRVALFEVLVNTPAVANMIREGKTHQLPGLLQTGMQSGMQTFEQSLHERRRMGLTNK; encoded by the coding sequence ATGGATATCGAAGACATTGTGGCCCTTAGTGTAAAGCATAACGCGGGGGATCTGCACCTTTGCAGTGGCCTTCAACCCTTCTGGCGTCTAAATGGCCGGCTGGAAAAAATAAGCGGTTGCGCAACGATCGGTGCGGCAGCGCTGGAATCGCTGGCGAGCGCCTGGCTGGACTGCGCCCGGCAGGCGCAGCTGGAAAGCGTGGGACAGGCTGATATTGCACTGACCACCGCGGGTGGGACGCGTTTGCGCGCGCATTTTTTCCAGCAGAGAAGTGGGTTGTCACTGGCTGTCAGGGTGATTGCGAGTGACTGCCCGGCGCTGGACGCGCTGCGGCTACCGCCCGTTGTCAATGGGTTGCTTCAGCAGAAGGAGGGGCTGGTGCTGGTAACGGGTGCAACAGGAAGCGGGAAGTCGACCACGCTGGCCGCGTTTGTCGATGCGCTCAACAAAAATCAGGATCGCCATATCATTACGCTGGAAGATCCGATCGAATTCCTTCATTACAGCCAGATATCGCTGATCCAGCAGCGGGAAATAGGCCTGCACTGTGCCTCTTTTAGCGAGGGATTACGGGGGGCACTGCGTGAAGATCCGGACGTTATCCTGCTTGGCGAACTGCGGGACCTCGAAACTATCCAGCTGGCCCTGACGGCGGCGGAAACCGGGCACCTGGTGCTGGCGACGCTCCATACCCGTGGTGCAGCACAGGCGGTTGAGCGGCTGGTGGACGCGTTTCCCGGTACGGAAAAAAACCTGATCCGCAGCCAGCTGGCTGGCAGCCTGAAGGCGGTGATCGCCCAGAAGCTGGTGGAGGGGTGTCGCGGGGGCAGGGTGGCGCTATTTGAAGTGCTGGTGAATACCCCGGCGGTAGCGAATATGATCCGCGAGGGGAAAACGCACCAGCTGCCGGGGCTACTGCAGACGGGTATGCAATCCGGCATGCAAACTTTTGAGCAAAGCCTGCATGAAAGACGCAGGATGGGCCTGACGAACAAATGA
- a CDS encoding YggS family pyridoxal phosphate-dependent enzyme, with product MTSIQHNLHLVLEHISATASRCGRDPKEITLLAVSKTKPASAVEEAAAAGQLCFGENYVQEGVDKIQAIENPGLEWHFIGPLQSNKSRLVAEHFHWCHTLDRLKIAVRLDEQRPDALPPLNVLIQINISDENSKSGIMLEALEALADEVSRLPRLKLRGLMAIPAPEADYARQLAVCRQMAEALAELKKNHPGVDTLSMGMSDDMDAAIAAGSTMVRIGTAIFGARDYSATHNNN from the coding sequence ATGACCTCGATTCAGCACAACTTACACCTTGTCCTTGAGCATATCTCAGCGACTGCTTCGCGCTGCGGGCGCGATCCGAAAGAAATTACGCTGCTTGCAGTCAGTAAAACTAAACCTGCGAGCGCGGTTGAGGAAGCCGCCGCCGCGGGACAGCTCTGTTTTGGTGAAAACTACGTGCAGGAAGGCGTTGATAAGATCCAGGCGATAGAGAATCCGGGGCTGGAGTGGCACTTTATCGGCCCTCTGCAATCCAATAAGAGTCGCCTGGTGGCTGAACATTTTCACTGGTGCCATACGCTGGATCGTTTGAAAATTGCCGTGCGCCTGGACGAGCAGCGTCCTGACGCTTTACCGCCGCTCAACGTGCTTATCCAAATAAACATCAGCGATGAGAACAGTAAATCTGGCATCATGCTGGAGGCGCTGGAGGCGCTGGCTGATGAGGTGTCCCGGCTGCCGCGCCTGAAACTGCGGGGGCTGATGGCCATTCCGGCCCCGGAAGCGGATTATGCGCGTCAGCTGGCGGTATGTCGGCAGATGGCAGAAGCGCTTGCTGAGCTGAAAAAGAACCATCCCGGCGTCGACACGCTTTCTATGGGAATGAGTGACGATATGGACGCTGCGATTGCAGCAGGCAGTACCATGGTGCGCATTGGCACCGCTATTTTTGGCGCGCGTGATTACAGCGCCACTCACAACAATAACTGA
- a CDS encoding YggT family protein: MLTLTFLVTTVINLYVKVLLLRIWMQWARCDFYNPFSQFVVKITQPVIKPLRRVIPSIGPLDTASLLLAWVLSVLMFTLLFALQSRVFIFDPVFLYFGLVSVAKAAGMLVFWVIIIRSLLSWVSQGRNPVDLVLLQLTEPLMAPIRRIIPAMGGIDFSAMAVILILYMLNFLGMDFIPGWSQL, from the coding sequence ATGCTGACGTTGACTTTTCTGGTAACAACGGTAATTAACCTGTACGTCAAAGTGTTGTTGCTACGCATCTGGATGCAGTGGGCGAGATGCGATTTCTATAACCCCTTTTCGCAGTTTGTTGTAAAAATCACCCAGCCGGTGATCAAGCCGCTGAGGCGCGTAATTCCGTCCATCGGTCCGCTGGATACCGCCTCACTGCTGCTGGCATGGGTGCTGAGCGTGCTGATGTTTACGCTGCTGTTTGCCCTACAGAGCCGGGTCTTTATCTTCGATCCGGTCTTCCTCTACTTTGGCCTGGTGTCCGTCGCTAAGGCCGCGGGAATGCTGGTATTTTGGGTGATTATTATCCGTTCGCTGCTGAGCTGGGTCAGCCAGGGCCGCAATCCGGTTGATTTGGTACTTTTACAGCTCACCGAACCATTAATGGCTCCCATTCGCCGTATTATTCCGGCCATGGGCGGGATCGATTTCTCCGCAATGGCGGTGATCCTGATCCTCTATATGCTGAACTTCCTGGGTATGGATTTCATCCCTGGCTGGTCACAGCTGTAA
- a CDS encoding XTP/dITP diphosphatase — MQKVVLATGNVGKVRELADLLAEFGLDIVAQTDLGVTSAEETGLTFIENAILKARHASAVTGLPAIADDSGLAVDALSGAPGIYSARYAGENASDAQNLQKLLTALENVADGDRQAQFHCVLVYLRHAEDPTPLVFHGSWQGEITRQPAGEGGFGYDPIFYVPAAGKTAAELSRDEKRAVSHRGKALTLLLDALRNA; from the coding sequence ATGCAAAAAGTTGTACTCGCTACCGGCAATGTCGGAAAAGTTCGTGAACTGGCCGATCTGCTGGCTGAATTTGGGCTGGATATCGTCGCGCAAACCGACCTGGGCGTCACCTCAGCCGAAGAGACCGGCCTGACGTTCATTGAAAACGCGATCCTTAAAGCGCGTCACGCCTCTGCGGTGACCGGTTTACCCGCCATTGCCGATGACTCAGGTCTGGCAGTTGACGCGCTGAGCGGCGCACCGGGGATTTACTCGGCTCGCTATGCCGGAGAGAATGCCTCGGATGCGCAAAACCTGCAAAAGCTGCTGACCGCGCTGGAAAACGTTGCCGACGGCGATCGCCAGGCACAGTTTCACTGCGTGCTGGTTTATCTTCGCCATGCTGAAGATCCGACGCCGCTGGTCTTCCACGGCAGCTGGCAGGGCGAAATTACTCGCCAGCCGGCAGGTGAAGGCGGCTTCGGTTACGATCCGATTTTCTACGTGCCCGCTGCAGGGAAAACCGCTGCGGAGCTGAGCCGGGACGAAAAGCGCGCTGTTTCACACCGTGGGAAAGCCCTGACGCTGCTGCTGGATGCCCTGCGCAATGCGTAA
- the hemW gene encoding radical SAM family heme chaperone HemW has product MRKLPPLSLYIHIPWCVQKCPYCDFNSHALKGEVPHEEYVRHLLADLDADLPLTAGREVSTLFIGGGTPSLLSSEAMQMLLDGVRQRLPLAADAEITMEANPGTVEAERFSGYQRAGVNRISIGVQSFSPQKLTRLGRIHDADEAKRAARLAAGLGLRSFNLDLMHGLPDQSLEEALDDLRQAIELNPPHLSWYQLTIEPNTLFASRPPVLPDDDALWDIFEQGDRLLTAAGYQQYETSAYAKPGYRCEHNLNYWRFGDYLGIGCGAHGKLTQPDGRIIRTCKTRHPRGFMAGNYMDRQHEVADSEKPFEFFMNRFRLLEAAPREEFTRYTGLQQAIIRPQIDEALEKGYLIETPQAWQITHKGKLFLNSLLELFLTEE; this is encoded by the coding sequence ATGCGTAAGCTTCCTCCGCTCAGCCTCTATATTCACATCCCCTGGTGCGTGCAGAAGTGCCCCTACTGCGACTTCAATTCGCATGCGCTTAAGGGCGAGGTGCCCCATGAAGAGTACGTGCGGCATCTTCTGGCCGATCTCGATGCCGATCTGCCGCTTACCGCCGGGCGCGAGGTGAGCACCCTCTTTATTGGTGGAGGCACCCCAAGCCTGTTGAGCAGCGAAGCGATGCAGATGTTGCTGGATGGCGTTCGCCAGCGCTTGCCGCTGGCGGCTGACGCAGAGATTACCATGGAGGCCAATCCTGGTACGGTCGAAGCTGAGCGCTTCAGCGGCTACCAGCGCGCCGGTGTTAACCGCATCTCGATTGGGGTACAGAGCTTCAGCCCACAAAAGCTAACGCGTCTGGGCCGCATCCACGACGCAGATGAGGCAAAGCGGGCAGCCAGGCTGGCCGCCGGACTGGGACTACGCAGCTTTAATCTCGATCTGATGCACGGGCTGCCCGATCAGTCGCTGGAGGAGGCCCTGGACGATTTGCGTCAGGCCATTGAGCTTAATCCGCCGCATTTATCGTGGTATCAGTTAACCATTGAGCCTAATACCCTCTTCGCCTCACGCCCGCCGGTACTCCCCGACGATGATGCCCTGTGGGATATTTTCGAGCAGGGCGACAGGCTGCTGACCGCGGCGGGCTATCAGCAATATGAAACCTCCGCCTACGCCAAACCCGGTTACCGCTGTGAGCACAACCTTAACTACTGGCGCTTCGGTGACTATCTGGGTATCGGCTGTGGCGCGCACGGCAAGCTGACCCAGCCCGATGGACGGATTATCCGCACCTGCAAAACGCGTCATCCGCGTGGTTTTATGGCCGGTAACTATATGGACCGCCAGCATGAGGTGGCGGATAGCGAGAAGCCCTTTGAATTCTTTATGAACCGCTTCCGCCTGCTTGAAGCTGCTCCGCGTGAAGAGTTCACCCGCTATACCGGCTTACAGCAGGCTATTATCCGCCCTCAGATTGATGAAGCGCTGGAAAAGGGTTATTTGATTGAAACGCCACAGGCGTGGCAAATTACCCATAAAGGCAAGCTGTTCCTGAACTCGCTGCTGGAGCTGTTTCTGACGGAAGAGTAA
- a CDS encoding DUF2884 domain-containing protein yields MRKAIIMGAMLLAAGQAQADYQCSVNPQDDIVISPQNVQVVGASGNLLISPTGDVQRNGQAATVDTDTRQKAIDYQAALRRDLPWVDQGARERLEKGRVALDKVIVEKLGQDSNVRNRLTTLDKQLKQQMARIIEHRSDGLTFHHKAIAQVREDGEKLVQSAMGGVVQDSLNEMGTRQAGKSDNPLQAIMGNLGGLQQSIQAEWSNQQQDFQNFGHEVCNRVTTLEGQRKALIAGLK; encoded by the coding sequence ATGCGTAAAGCGATAATAATGGGTGCGATGCTGCTGGCGGCGGGGCAGGCCCAGGCGGACTATCAGTGCAGCGTAAACCCTCAGGACGATATCGTTATTTCCCCCCAGAATGTTCAGGTCGTGGGTGCCAGCGGCAATCTGCTTATTTCCCCAACGGGTGATGTGCAGCGCAACGGCCAGGCCGCTACGGTGGATACCGACACGCGCCAGAAGGCTATTGATTATCAGGCTGCGCTGCGTCGCGATTTACCCTGGGTCGATCAGGGCGCCCGCGAGCGTCTGGAGAAAGGCCGCGTCGCGCTGGATAAGGTCATCGTCGAGAAGCTGGGTCAGGACAGCAATGTGCGTAATCGTCTGACCACGCTGGATAAACAGCTTAAGCAGCAGATGGCGCGGATTATCGAACACCGCAGCGACGGACTGACCTTCCACCACAAGGCTATCGCCCAGGTCCGTGAGGACGGTGAAAAGCTGGTACAGAGCGCGATGGGTGGGGTAGTGCAGGACAGCCTGAATGAGATGGGCACCCGGCAGGCGGGTAAAAGTGATAATCCCCTGCAGGCGATTATGGGCAACCTTGGCGGCCTTCAGCAGTCCATTCAGGCCGAATGGAGCAATCAGCAGCAGGATTTTCAGAACTTCGGCCACGAAGTCTGTAACCGCGTGACCACGCTTGAAGGGCAGCGCAAGGCGCTGATCGCCGGACTGAAATAG